The following proteins come from a genomic window of Campylobacter sp. RM16189:
- a CDS encoding DUF2254 family protein, with translation MWYRILIRLKKPSNTLWVMPTIGAAVAIIFAFMAFLGTFYLPPQLLPDIKRDLLQSLLDIITSSMLAVITFSLSIMVSAFASASANATPRATELIMADDDTRLTIASFISAFIYAVIARVALGLEYYGQNGRFILFVSTATVLVYLIYTLIKWVHTLSHLGRLGNTLDKIYKATSKAMNNYSINPNLGACWRPNDKKPDFILNSKDTGYLTHINLSHLYNLSEKLEFKIFINTRPGDYIIKGDEVAFLYFDEVVNQNTQEIEKICAQIYETIVIDTQRSFEQDPRFGFIVLSEVAQKALSPAINDPGTAFSVLNLITRLLIENYDLQNKDKAYSYDRIGLQEINTSDFITQSIDAIARDGALNIEVALRVQKTLFAIHKNSKNKILKETSKTQAKNAMDRSLSVLLSDFDKTRLKEKYIKFFE, from the coding sequence TTGTGGTATAGAATTTTGATACGGCTAAAAAAGCCAAGTAATACATTATGGGTTATGCCTACGATTGGTGCTGCCGTGGCTATAATATTTGCTTTTATGGCTTTTTTGGGTACTTTCTACTTGCCTCCGCAACTTTTACCTGATATAAAGCGAGATCTTTTGCAAAGCCTACTTGATATTATAACCTCAAGTATGCTTGCAGTCATTACTTTTTCACTCTCCATTATGGTTTCGGCATTTGCCAGTGCATCAGCAAATGCCACTCCTAGAGCTACGGAGCTAATTATGGCTGATGATGACACGAGACTAACGATAGCTAGTTTTATCTCTGCTTTTATATACGCAGTTATTGCAAGAGTAGCTTTGGGGTTAGAATATTATGGTCAAAACGGAAGATTTATACTGTTTGTAAGCACAGCTACGGTTCTTGTATATCTCATATACACATTAATAAAATGGGTTCATACACTCTCACATCTTGGTAGACTTGGAAATACTCTTGATAAAATTTATAAAGCAACCTCAAAGGCTATGAATAATTACAGCATAAATCCAAATTTAGGAGCCTGCTGGAGGCCAAACGATAAAAAGCCAGATTTTATACTTAACTCTAAAGATACAGGGTATTTAACGCATATAAATTTGAGTCACTTATATAATCTATCCGAAAAATTAGAATTTAAAATTTTTATCAATACGAGACCCGGGGATTATATCATCAAAGGAGATGAAGTAGCATTTTTATACTTTGATGAGGTAGTAAATCAAAATACGCAAGAGATAGAAAAAATATGTGCTCAAATTTATGAAACTATCGTTATTGACACCCAAAGAAGTTTTGAACAAGATCCAAGATTTGGATTTATAGTGCTTAGTGAAGTTGCCCAAAAAGCCTTATCACCGGCCATAAATGATCCAGGAACTGCATTTAGTGTGCTAAATTTAATTACAAGGCTATTGATTGAAAATTATGATTTGCAAAATAAAGATAAAGCTTATTCTTACGATAGAATAGGCCTACAAGAAATTAATACAAGCGACTTCATAACCCAAAGTATAGATGCTATAGCTCGCGATGGAGCTTTAAATATCGAAGTTGCCTTAAGAGTTCAAAAAACACTTTTTGCAATACATAAAAATAGCAAAAACAAGATTTTAAAAGAAACATCAAAAACTCAAGCAAAAAACGCCATGGATAGAAGTTTAAGTGTTCTTCTAAGCGATTTTGACAAGACTAGACTAAAGGAAAAATATATAAAATTTTTTGAGTAA
- a CDS encoding methyl-accepting chemotaxis protein: MFFGNKNTQEIEVLKEQIKKLQQENQSLTEENSRLRDEISVVNKSPSQENNEDNIMARSIIDGAKVGLAAVQKNIQEITRIKDLSQSSIKNARTIDRLQAESNGIINSISHITESSNKSRETAEGLHKSVDEITSVINLIKDISDQTNLLALNAAIEAARAGEHGRGFAVVADEVRKLAERTQKATAEVEMNVNLLKQNANDMFVQSEEIEKISLNSNESIYSFKSLFDELHGELIKFQGETEQLYYEIFITLAKTDHIIFKFNGYDRVLKTDWSAMTDHFNCRLGKWYDSAGKEIFGQTTSFKKLQEPHANVHKQINNSLVAMSENKITIPQIIENFKKAEESSQILFNLFDEMLQEKLQK; the protein is encoded by the coding sequence ATGTTTTTTGGAAACAAAAACACACAAGAAATAGAGGTGTTAAAGGAGCAAATTAAAAAGCTTCAACAAGAAAATCAAAGTCTTACTGAAGAGAACTCAAGATTGCGAGATGAAATTTCAGTAGTAAACAAATCGCCAAGCCAAGAAAATAATGAAGACAATATTATGGCTAGAAGTATTATCGATGGCGCAAAAGTAGGTCTAGCGGCAGTGCAAAAAAATATTCAAGAGATAACAAGGATTAAAGATCTATCTCAAAGTAGTATAAAAAATGCAAGAACAATAGATAGGCTGCAAGCCGAATCAAACGGAATAATTAACTCAATTTCGCATATCACAGAGTCTTCAAATAAATCTCGTGAGACAGCAGAAGGACTGCATAAAAGCGTAGACGAAATAACAAGTGTTATAAATTTGATTAAAGATATATCCGATCAAACTAATCTACTCGCCCTTAATGCTGCTATAGAAGCGGCAAGAGCAGGGGAGCATGGAAGAGGTTTTGCGGTAGTTGCGGACGAAGTAAGAAAACTAGCCGAAAGAACACAAAAAGCAACAGCAGAAGTTGAGATGAACGTAAATTTGTTAAAACAAAATGCGAACGATATGTTTGTTCAAAGTGAAGAAATAGAAAAAATATCTTTAAATTCAAATGAAAGCATATATAGCTTTAAAAGTTTATTTGACGAACTTCATGGCGAACTTATTAAATTTCAAGGCGAAACAGAGCAGCTATACTATGAAATTTTCATAACTCTAGCAAAAACAGACCATATAATTTTCAAATTTAACGGATACGATCGTGTTCTGAAAACAGACTGGTCGGCAATGACAGATCATTTTAATTGTAGGCTTGGTAAATGGTACGATAGTGCCGGCAAAGAGATTTTTGGGCAAACCACATCATTTAAAAAGCTTCAAGAGCCTCACGCAAATGTCCATAAGCAGATAAACAACTCTTTAGTTGCGATGAGTGAAAATAAGATTACAATCCCTCAAATTATAGAAAATTTCAAAAAAGCCGAAGAGTCTTCTCAAATTCTATTTAATCTATTTGACGAGATGCTTCAAGAAAAACTACAAAAATAA
- a CDS encoding undecaprenyl-diphosphate phosphatase produces the protein MDFLQVIVLALVQGISEFLPISSSAHLVLVPKLLGWQDQGLAFDVAVHVGTLTAILFYFKDSLKKLLADFFASIMQRKKVGDSTLVWSVGFATLPVGLCGLALNDIIEQYARSGIIIAITTILFALVLFIADKNHGLKSEYDMTIKLAFIIGLAQAIALIPGVSRSGITMSTALLLGFSRTASANFSFLMSIPVILLAGLLETVKLVNSPWHISWSDLILGAVVSGVSAYICVRLFMALISKMSMLPFVVYRLVLGVFLIAVFV, from the coding sequence ATGGATTTTTTGCAGGTTATTGTTCTTGCTCTTGTTCAAGGCATAAGCGAATTTTTGCCTATATCAAGCTCGGCACATTTGGTGCTTGTACCAAAGTTGCTTGGTTGGCAAGATCAAGGCTTAGCCTTTGATGTGGCGGTTCATGTCGGAACACTAACCGCAATCTTATTTTATTTTAAAGATAGTCTCAAAAAGCTTTTGGCTGATTTTTTTGCTTCAATAATGCAGCGAAAAAAAGTTGGAGATAGTACTCTTGTCTGGTCTGTCGGCTTTGCAACATTGCCGGTAGGGCTATGCGGACTAGCTCTTAATGATATTATCGAACAGTATGCCAGAAGTGGCATTATTATCGCTATTACTACTATTTTATTTGCTTTAGTATTGTTTATCGCGGATAAAAATCACGGATTAAAAAGCGAATATGATATGACAATCAAGCTTGCATTTATCATAGGTTTGGCTCAAGCCATAGCTTTAATCCCTGGCGTTTCTCGCTCGGGCATTACTATGAGCACAGCTTTGCTTTTAGGATTTAGCAGAACCGCTAGTGCAAATTTCTCTTTTTTAATGTCCATTCCTGTTATTTTGCTTGCAGGATTGCTTGAAACCGTAAAGCTTGTAAACTCTCCTTGGCATATCTCTTGGAGTGATTTAATATTGGGGGCTGTAGTCAGTGGAGTTAGCGCCTATATATGCGTGAGGCTTTTTATGGCTTTGATATCAAAGATGAGTATGCTACCTTTTGTAGTATATCGCCTTGTGTTGGGCGTATTTTTAATAGCTGTTTTTGTATAG
- the tkt gene encoding transketolase, whose product MLKKQADTIRFLCADMVQKANSGHPGAPMGLADVMVVLMKFLNHNPKNPNWLNRDRLVFSGGHASSLVYSFLHLSGYDLSLDELKKFRQLGSLTPGHPEIHTKGVEVATGPLGQGVANAVGFAMAAKYAANLLNEPNNEVINHKIYCLCGDGDLQEGISYEACAIAGNLSLNNLVLIYDSNNITIEGDTSIAWSEDVKVRFEAQGWDVARIDGHDYDQIEFALEQAKEREKPYLIIANTRIAKGAGELEGSHHSHGAPLGEEIIRTAKEVAGFDPELKFAIDEDVLLRFRAAIEKGDLAEALWNKQIENLSTEGKKLLNSLLNPEISKINFPDFTGKKVATRDSNGAIINEIAKTLPGFMGGSADLAPSNKTELKGMGDFPNGRNIHFGIREHAMAAINNAFARYGLFLPFSATFFIFSDYLKPSARIAALMGVKHFFILTHDSIGVGEDGPTHQPIEQLSTLRAMPNFYTFRPADGNENVECWKVALNLNAPSAFVLSRQGLEPLNGGEFGSVEKGAYLLKSTSDAKITLVASGSEVSLCVKTADTLNALGIGVNVVSAPCFDLLCEQPKDYVDKILDPTTNIVAVEAASALEWYKFADIVYGMKSFGESGKADDLFDYFGFSPEKLVKFIKDLVK is encoded by the coding sequence ATGCTAAAAAAACAGGCCGATACTATAAGATTTTTATGCGCCGATATGGTGCAAAAAGCAAATAGCGGACATCCTGGTGCACCAATGGGGCTAGCGGACGTGATGGTCGTGCTTATGAAATTTTTAAATCACAATCCAAAAAATCCAAATTGGCTCAATCGTGATAGACTCGTATTTAGTGGTGGTCACGCAAGTAGTTTGGTGTATAGCTTTTTACATTTAAGCGGATATGATTTAAGCCTTGATGAGCTTAAAAAATTCCGCCAACTTGGCTCGCTTACTCCTGGCCATCCTGAGATTCATACTAAAGGTGTGGAGGTTGCAACTGGTCCGCTTGGACAAGGTGTGGCGAATGCCGTAGGATTTGCTATGGCTGCAAAATACGCTGCAAATTTGCTAAACGAACCAAATAATGAGGTAATAAATCATAAAATTTACTGTCTTTGCGGAGACGGCGATTTACAAGAGGGCATTAGCTATGAGGCCTGTGCTATAGCGGGAAATTTGAGTTTAAATAATTTGGTTTTGATATACGACTCAAATAATATCACAATAGAGGGTGATACAAGCATAGCTTGGAGCGAGGATGTAAAGGTTCGTTTTGAGGCTCAAGGCTGGGATGTGGCTCGTATAGATGGGCACGACTATGATCAGATTGAATTTGCTCTTGAGCAAGCCAAGGAAAGAGAAAAGCCTTATCTGATCATTGCAAATACTCGTATAGCAAAGGGCGCTGGCGAGCTTGAGGGAAGCCATCATAGTCACGGAGCTCCGCTTGGAGAAGAGATTATAAGAACTGCTAAAGAGGTTGCTGGGTTTGATCCTGAGTTAAAATTTGCTATAGATGAAGATGTGTTGTTGCGTTTTAGGGCGGCTATTGAGAAGGGCGATTTGGCTGAGGCTTTATGGAATAAACAAATTGAAAATTTAAGCACTGAGGGCAAAAAGCTCTTAAATTCGCTTCTTAATCCTGAAATATCTAAGATAAATTTTCCTGATTTTACAGGCAAAAAAGTGGCAACACGCGATAGTAACGGCGCGATAATAAATGAAATCGCAAAGACTCTTCCTGGATTTATGGGTGGTTCAGCAGATCTTGCTCCATCAAACAAAACCGAGTTAAAAGGCATGGGAGATTTCCCGAACGGACGCAATATCCATTTTGGAATAAGAGAGCATGCGATGGCCGCGATAAATAACGCATTTGCTAGATATGGTCTGTTTTTGCCTTTTTCGGCGACATTTTTTATCTTTAGCGATTATTTAAAGCCAAGTGCAAGAATTGCCGCTTTAATGGGCGTAAAGCACTTCTTTATCCTTACTCACGACAGCATCGGAGTAGGAGAAGATGGTCCTACTCATCAGCCTATAGAGCAGCTTAGCACTCTTCGTGCGATGCCAAATTTTTATACCTTCCGTCCAGCAGACGGAAACGAGAACGTAGAATGCTGGAAAGTAGCTCTAAATTTAAACGCTCCATCGGCTTTCGTGCTATCTCGGCAAGGACTCGAGCCTCTTAATGGTGGTGAGTTTGGAAGCGTAGAAAAAGGAGCTTATCTTTTAAAATCTACGTCAGATGCGAAAATAACTCTTGTGGCAAGCGGAAGCGAAGTAAGTTTATGCGTAAAAACGGCAGACACTCTAAACGCTCTTGGTATAGGCGTAAATGTAGTTTCGGCACCATGCTTTGATCTGCTTTGCGAACAGCCAAAAGATTATGTAGATAAAATTTTAGATCCAACCACAAATATAGTAGCTGTAGAGGCTGCAAGTGCGCTAGAGTGGTATAAATTTGCAGATATTGTTTATGGAATGAAGAGTTTTGGCGAGAGTGGCAAAGCGGATGATCTGTTTGATTATTTTGGATTTAGCCCTGAAAAACTGGTCAAATTTATCAAAGATTTAGTTAAATAA
- a CDS encoding polyprenyl synthetase family protein, which yields MNENLLNDFKSFLAENLPSAPSFHPYFDEALKYMLLAGGKHFRAMLLLGVVKALKPEVLKDAFGVALGFEMMHTYSLIHDDLPVMDNSQLRRGKPTLHVKFDEVTAVLVGDALNTHAFYQISKTNLSSEIRIKCVEILSQNAGVGGMVLGQALDCHFENQRLGLQELTFLHLHKTAKLIAASLKAGCVIADMSHEDSEKIYKVGLDLGLAFQIADDIIDATKSATEVGKPTNNDSVKNSFTNLLGVKGAKEAKDELIEKIENELKSTHLGIKEIVVNLIDRHLR from the coding sequence ATGAATGAAAATTTATTAAATGATTTTAAGAGTTTCTTGGCGGAAAATTTGCCGAGTGCCCCAAGCTTTCATCCGTATTTTGATGAGGCTTTAAAATATATGTTGCTTGCCGGAGGCAAACACTTTCGTGCGATGCTTTTATTAGGAGTTGTGAAAGCGCTTAAGCCCGAAGTTTTAAAGGATGCGTTTGGTGTGGCGCTTGGGTTTGAGATGATGCACACTTACTCTCTTATTCACGATGATTTGCCGGTGATGGATAATTCCCAGCTTCGCAGAGGCAAGCCGACACTTCATGTAAAATTTGATGAGGTTACTGCTGTTTTGGTTGGAGACGCTTTAAATACTCATGCCTTTTATCAAATTTCAAAGACTAATTTAAGCTCAGAAATTCGTATAAAATGCGTTGAAATTCTAAGTCAGAATGCTGGTGTTGGCGGAATGGTTTTGGGTCAGGCATTGGATTGCCACTTTGAAAACCAGAGGCTTGGATTGCAAGAGCTTACGTTTTTGCATTTGCACAAAACCGCTAAGCTAATTGCCGCAAGCTTAAAAGCTGGATGCGTAATAGCCGATATGAGCCATGAGGATAGCGAAAAAATCTACAAAGTCGGGCTTGATTTGGGACTTGCTTTTCAAATAGCCGATGATATTATAGACGCGACAAAGAGTGCCACCGAGGTCGGCAAACCTACAAATAATGACAGTGTGAAAAACTCGTTTACTAATCTGCTTGGCGTTAAAGGTGCTAAAGAGGCAAAAGACGAACTTATAGAAAAAATAGAAAACGAGCTAAAAAGCACTCATCTTGGAATTAAAGAGATAGTTGTAAATTTAATAGATAGACACTTGAGATAA
- a CDS encoding PDZ domain-containing protein: protein MRKIFLILTLCAIVFAAPRPTQDDFNACFEKTLPSIVDVSGNKGIALSPNLIAVPKNSQMPIKNYIKFDPFLGLYLLASDIKLEPIRMSDDNNTKKSDWVSVTSDLNATVYGHVKSLGERLGELDTLTFDVNGTGALLSVCCNMRGIAVGGNKFVPSRYLKHFIAYPDLYYGDVGASFEAIKDKIYVKSVERLGRGAVLMMGDEIVSINGQKFTTLRELNERILFSKKGEILNFEIIRNEVIERFDIPVSSESNAQNTQKTNFNVDKTEIKKESKVVNTARDFFKAQGITLDDKLVVKKVDEDSQAAGFGIKPGDKLIQINQNEVKDYRDILKFTSKEKSEYILLFRREGFDFFYKVR from the coding sequence ATGAGAAAAATTTTTCTTATTTTAACACTTTGTGCGATTGTTTTTGCTGCTCCTAGACCTACACAAGATGATTTTAACGCTTGCTTTGAAAAAACCTTACCAAGTATTGTGGATGTAAGTGGGAATAAAGGCATCGCACTTAGCCCGAATTTAATAGCCGTTCCTAAAAATAGTCAAATGCCTATCAAAAACTATATCAAATTCGATCCATTTTTGGGACTTTATCTACTTGCATCGGATATCAAGCTTGAGCCAATTAGGATGAGCGATGATAACAATACTAAAAAGAGCGATTGGGTAAGCGTTACTAGCGATCTTAACGCGACTGTTTACGGACATGTCAAATCTCTTGGAGAAAGACTAGGAGAGCTCGATACTCTTACTTTTGATGTAAATGGCACAGGAGCGCTTCTTAGTGTTTGTTGCAATATGCGCGGTATCGCAGTGGGCGGTAATAAATTTGTGCCAAGTAGATATCTAAAGCATTTTATCGCCTATCCTGATCTGTATTATGGAGATGTTGGAGCTAGCTTTGAGGCTATTAAGGATAAAATTTATGTAAAAAGCGTAGAGAGATTAGGTAGAGGCGCTGTATTGATGATGGGCGATGAAATAGTAAGTATAAATGGCCAAAAATTTACCACTCTAAGAGAGCTAAATGAGAGAATTTTATTCTCCAAAAAGGGCGAAATTTTAAATTTTGAAATCATCAGAAATGAAGTAATCGAGAGGTTTGATATACCAGTTTCTAGCGAGTCAAACGCTCAAAATACTCAAAAGACAAATTTTAATGTTGATAAAACAGAGATAAAAAAAGAGTCTAAAGTAGTTAATACCGCCAGAGATTTTTTTAAGGCGCAAGGAATAACTCTTGATGATAAACTTGTAGTCAAAAAAGTTGATGAAGATTCTCAGGCTGCGGGATTTGGGATAAAACCTGGTGATAAGCTTATACAAATTAATCAAAATGAAGTTAAAGACTATAGGGATATTTTGAAATTTACGTCAAAAGAAAAAAGCGAATATATACTGCTTTTTCGACGTGAAGGTTTTGACTTCTTCTATAAAGTGCGCTAA
- a CDS encoding YbaB/EbfC family nucleoid-associated protein: MFEGLDFSKMGEMLEEVQKKARELENETANREFSVKSGGGLVSVRANGKGELLDITIDDSLLEDKESLQILLISAVNDVMAMVEESKKHMASKMLGGFVGGV; this comes from the coding sequence ATGTTTGAAGGACTTGATTTTTCTAAAATGGGTGAGATGCTTGAAGAGGTTCAAAAGAAAGCTCGTGAGCTTGAAAATGAAACTGCGAACCGCGAATTTAGTGTAAAGAGTGGCGGAGGGCTTGTTAGCGTAAGAGCTAATGGCAAGGGAGAGCTTCTGGATATCACTATAGACGATAGTCTGCTTGAGGACAAAGAGAGTTTGCAAATTTTACTAATCAGTGCCGTAAATGACGTAATGGCAATGGTTGAAGAGAGTAAAAAGCATATGGCTTCTAAGATGTTAGGTGGATTTGTCGGAGGTGTATAG
- the panD gene encoding aspartate 1-decarboxylase: MRIEILASKIHRATVSDANLNYVGSIGIDEKLMEAANLIENQKVEILNINNGERFSTYVIKSEKEGDICLNGAAARKVCIGDKVIIVAYATMKFKKAKKFEPKIVHVNEKNQTIS, encoded by the coding sequence ATGAGAATAGAGATTTTGGCTAGTAAAATTCATAGGGCAACGGTAAGTGATGCCAATCTAAACTATGTAGGCTCGATAGGAATTGATGAAAAATTGATGGAAGCGGCAAATTTAATAGAAAATCAAAAGGTTGAAATTCTAAATATAAATAACGGCGAGAGATTTTCTACTTATGTAATAAAAAGCGAAAAAGAAGGCGATATTTGCCTTAATGGAGCCGCTGCACGCAAAGTTTGTATAGGTGACAAGGTTATCATAGTAGCTTACGCAACAATGAAATTTAAAAAAGCTAAAAAATTTGAGCCTAAAATCGTGCATGTAAATGAGAAAAACCAAACAATATCCTAA
- a CDS encoding UDP-N-acetylmuramoyl-L-alanyl-D-glutamate--2,6-diaminopimelate ligase translates to MKIYIKDSFVTDNSKECEKGCFFVRTHTNSKFIDSAIANGAKVISLSECKEILGIDKNIKIIGVTGTNGKTTTAAAIYSILLDLGYKCGLCGTRGAFVNDKRIDEKALTTSEILRTINYLKVASEEKCEFFVMEVSSHAIDQNRIESLDFAMKIFTNLTQDHLDYHHTFEEYARVKSSFFDDDTLKLINIDDGNLKFNAKNALTYSLKKHANFTPIAYGLKNGINAIIKTPKGELEISSNLQGEFNLYNLIAAIGCVMSLTDKSCNEISRAVSNFGGVEGRMEVVSDNPLVIVDFAHTPDGIEKVLNALCHYEIVAIFGAGGDRDNTKRPKMGAMVQRFAKLAIVTSDNPRSEEPIEIIKQICAGMKMNDSVICEPDRKKAIKIGLESLKGGQILVILGKGDESYQEIKGIKYPFSDKDVVLQTLSR, encoded by the coding sequence GTGAAGATTTACATTAAAGACTCATTTGTAACGGATAATTCAAAAGAATGCGAAAAAGGATGCTTTTTTGTTCGCACTCATACAAATTCAAAATTTATAGACTCAGCTATTGCTAATGGCGCTAAAGTCATAAGTTTAAGCGAATGCAAAGAGATTTTGGGGATTGATAAAAATATAAAAATCATAGGCGTAACGGGAACAAACGGTAAAACTACAACTGCCGCAGCGATTTACTCAATATTGCTTGATCTTGGCTATAAATGCGGGCTTTGCGGCACGAGAGGCGCATTTGTTAATGATAAAAGGATTGATGAAAAGGCGCTTACTACAAGTGAAATTTTGCGTACTATTAATTATTTAAAAGTTGCAAGCGAAGAGAAGTGCGAATTTTTCGTTATGGAGGTTAGTTCTCATGCCATAGACCAAAATCGCATAGAGAGTCTTGATTTTGCGATGAAAATTTTTACAAATTTGACACAAGATCACCTTGACTACCATCACACTTTCGAAGAATACGCGCGTGTAAAAAGCAGTTTTTTTGATGATGACACTTTAAAACTTATAAATATCGATGATGGAAATCTAAAATTTAACGCTAAAAATGCGCTTACTTATTCACTTAAAAAGCATGCAAATTTCACTCCTATCGCTTATGGATTAAAAAATGGCATTAATGCTATTATTAAGACTCCAAAGGGCGAGCTTGAGATCAGCTCAAATTTGCAGGGTGAATTTAATCTTTACAATCTAATTGCGGCGATTGGTTGCGTAATGAGCTTAACGGATAAGAGTTGTAATGAGATATCGCGTGCAGTTAGTAATTTTGGCGGTGTTGAGGGTCGTATGGAGGTTGTTAGTGACAATCCTCTTGTTATTGTTGATTTTGCGCATACTCCAGATGGAATTGAAAAAGTCTTGAATGCACTTTGTCACTATGAGATTGTGGCGATCTTTGGAGCGGGAGGAGATAGAGATAATACAAAGCGTCCTAAAATGGGTGCAATGGTGCAAAGATTTGCAAAGCTTGCGATAGTGACTAGCGATAATCCAAGAAGCGAAGAGCCTATAGAGATAATAAAGCAAATTTGTGCGGGCATGAAGATGAATGATAGTGTGATTTGCGAACCCGATAGAAAAAAGGCTATTAAAATCGGACTTGAAAGCTTAAAAGGCGGGCAAATTTTAGTGATTTTAGGTAAAGGCGATGAGAGCTATCAGGAGATCAAAGGGATAAAATATCCGTTTAGCGATAAAGATGTTGTTTTACAGACTTTATCTCGCTAA
- a CDS encoding histidine kinase, which yields MIDYKKLGIKAFYKGRFDEAMNYFSLAYDKKNDKKFLFFIMLCSLAKTRYDEATMLFEIFKVKEDVGMSAEDLDEILATLESKFEEKDELESQNAISYHDFMQAVAREGSFKSVFEDIMFSTRVMISSRDDFLQFLENLIKNDFIEMGLNYIESAASIFAGDERLNALIGEINKRRKSEDLH from the coding sequence TTGATAGATTATAAAAAACTTGGTATCAAGGCCTTTTATAAAGGGCGATTTGATGAGGCGATGAATTATTTTTCGCTTGCATACGACAAAAAAAACGATAAAAAATTTCTATTTTTCATAATGCTTTGCTCACTTGCCAAAACAAGATATGATGAGGCTACGATGCTATTTGAAATTTTTAAGGTCAAAGAGGATGTGGGAATGAGTGCTGAGGATTTGGATGAAATTTTAGCCACTCTAGAGTCTAAATTTGAAGAGAAAGATGAGCTTGAAAGTCAAAATGCGATCAGCTATCATGATTTTATGCAGGCGGTTGCCAGGGAGGGTAGCTTTAAGAGTGTATTTGAAGATATTATGTTTTCTACCAGAGTTATGATAAGTAGCCGAGATGACTTTTTGCAATTTTTAGAAAATTTGATTAAAAACGATTTTATCGAGATGGGATTAAACTACATAGAAAGCGCTGCCTCTATTTTTGCCGGCGACGAGAGACTAAATGCGCTAATCGGAGAAATAAACAAAAGGCGCAAAAGTGAAGATTTACATTAA
- a CDS encoding NifU family protein, giving the protein MIPFSDEELLKPVSMSLQKVMPMLERDGGGLELLGIKNGKIYVRLTGHCHGCAASGTTLKYGIERQLRIDIHPELEVINIPIGEEVNLD; this is encoded by the coding sequence ATGATACCGTTTAGTGATGAAGAGCTTTTAAAACCTGTAAGTATGAGTTTGCAAAAAGTTATGCCTATGCTTGAGAGAGATGGCGGAGGACTCGAGCTTTTAGGCATCAAAAATGGCAAAATTTATGTTCGACTTACTGGTCATTGTCATGGCTGCGCAGCAAGCGGAACTACCTTAAAATACGGCATAGAAAGACAGCTTAGGATAGATATTCACCCTGAACTTGAGGTGATAAATATTCCTATTGGCGAAGAGGTTAATTTAGATTGA
- the rplQ gene encoding 50S ribosomal protein L17: protein MRHKHGYRKLGRTASHRSALLKNMAIAIIKNEKIETTLPKAKELRSYIEKLITRARKGDSNAHRAVFASLQDKETTNKLVTEVAPKFAGRNGGYTRIVKTRVRRGDAAEMAYIELIGE from the coding sequence ATGAGACATAAACATGGTTATAGAAAATTAGGTAGAACGGCATCTCATCGTTCTGCATTGCTTAAAAATATGGCAATTGCAATAATAAAAAACGAAAAAATAGAGACAACACTACCAAAAGCTAAAGAGCTTAGAAGCTATATCGAAAAGCTTATCACAAGAGCTAGAAAAGGCGATAGCAATGCTCATAGAGCGGTTTTTGCAAGTCTTCAAGATAAAGAGACTACAAATAAGCTTGTTACTGAAGTAGCTCCTAAATTTGCAGGACGCAATGGCGGATATACCAGAATAGTTAAAACTCGCGTTAGACGCGGTGACGCTGCTGAAATGGCTTATATAGAGCTAATTGGCGAATAA